In Thermosynechococcus sichuanensis E542, a single genomic region encodes these proteins:
- a CDS encoding ribbon-helix-helix domain-containing protein, translating into MEDKQKVTLYLSPDVHRQLKIAAVVEQETMSTLAERAIEFLLAHPEVLAEYAEQKHGNVHRVYHCPECASALVLRGDELTALVNQPTVIDDDSLSVPSLSVELVSAR; encoded by the coding sequence ATGGAAGATAAGCAAAAGGTTACGTTGTATCTGTCCCCCGATGTGCACCGCCAGCTAAAAATTGCCGCTGTGGTCGAGCAGGAAACGATGTCCACCCTTGCTGAACGTGCCATTGAGTTTCTACTGGCTCACCCAGAAGTACTGGCGGAATATGCCGAGCAAAAACATGGCAATGTGCATCGGGTCTATCACTGCCCAGAGTGCGCTAGTGCCCTTGTCCTAAGGGGGGATGAGCTAACGGCCTTGGTCAATCAGCCCACGGTGATTGATGACGACAGCCTCAGTGTTCCTTCGCTCTCCGTCGAGTTGGTGTCTGCCCGCTAG